In the Deferribacter desulfuricans SSM1 genome, TCTATAGACTTTTGCAATTATTGATGCGGCTGCAATATTTTGAAATTTTGATTCCCCTTTATTAACAGGGTTTATTTTGCATCCGTAAAAGTTTTTTAACTTTACTGCATCAATTGCTATAAAACTGTATTGATTATTTAATCTACTGATGGCTATGTGCATTGCCTGTTTTGTAGCTTGCAAAATATTTATTTTATCAATTACTTTATTGCAAACAACTGCTACACTATAATCTAAAGCAATATCTTTTATATATTGTGCAAGTTTTTCCCTTTGTTTCTCTGATATTTTTTTAGAATCTATTATTCTTTCATCTTTAAAATCAGGTGGTAAAATGACAGCTGAAACAACAAGGGGGCCAGCGAAACACCCCCTACCTACTTCATCAAGACCTACATAGACCTGTTTTTGCATGATACTTTTCTTCTATCCAGTTAACTACATCATTTATACCTGCTTTAGTTTTGCATGAGGTTTCAAAGATTTCTATATCTGGGTTTATCCCTTTAGCATAGTCTTTGCATTTTTCAACATCAAAATCTAACACTTGTAAAAGATCGGTTTTATTTATAATCATTGCACTACTTGCTCTGATTACAGTTGGATATTTTATCGGCTTGTCTTCCCCTTCTGTGGTGCTAATGAGTACTATTTTATAATCTTCTCCCAAATCAAAGGAAGCTGGACAAACTAAATTCCCCACATTTTCAATTATCAATATATCAAGCTCATCCAATGAAAAGGCGGATAAAGCTTTTTCGATACCGTTTGATTCTAGATGACATGCGCCATGGGTGTTTATCTGATAACATGTTACTCCGACTTGTCTTATTCTTTCAGCGTCGTGTTCTGTAGCAAGATCCCCTTCTATTACCCCAACATTGTATTTTTCTTTTAAAATGGGGAGTATATTTTCTAGTAGTGAAGTTTTTCCGCTACCAGGTGAAGATAGAAAGTTTAACACTAATACATTATTTTCTCTAAACAGCATACGTAGATATTTTGCTTTTTGCTCGTTTTTTGTTAAAATCTTAGTTTCAACTTTTATGTTTTTCACTATTCCACCTCTATTTCCGTAATATTGAGCTCTTCACCGCTAATAATTTTTACGTTTAAAGAGTTGCAGTTTTTGCAACTAAAAAAGTAATCATCGTAAGTACTGATATGCCCACAATCTAGACATTCTCCCTGTATGCTCACTTCATCAACAACAAGGGTACTGTTTTCTGCAATAGTCCCTTCTTTTAATGCATCATAGGCAAATAATAAAGATTCTATATCAACAGCTGCTAATTTGCCAATTTTTACGAAAATCTTTTTGATTACT is a window encoding:
- the hypB gene encoding hydrogenase nickel incorporation protein HypB; translation: MKNIKVETKILTKNEQKAKYLRMLFRENNVLVLNFLSSPGSGKTSLLENILPILKEKYNVGVIEGDLATEHDAERIRQVGVTCYQINTHGACHLESNGIEKALSAFSLDELDILIIENVGNLVCPASFDLGEDYKIVLISTTEGEDKPIKYPTVIRASSAMIINKTDLLQVLDFDVEKCKDYAKGINPDIEIFETSCKTKAGINDVVNWIEEKYHAKTGLCRS
- a CDS encoding ribonuclease HII, which gives rise to MQKQVYVGLDEVGRGCFAGPLVVSAVILPPDFKDERIIDSKKISEKQREKLAQYIKDIALDYSVAVVCNKVIDKINILQATKQAMHIAISRLNNQYSFIAIDAVKLKNFYGCKINPVNKGESKFQNIAAASIIAKVYRDNLMKKLHLKYPEYNWYKNKGYGTKEHIEAIKKYGICELHRKTFLKNYV
- the hypA gene encoding hydrogenase maturation nickel metallochaperone HypA, yielding MHEASIAQNILDIAIDTATQNNARVIKKIFVKIGKLAAVDIESLLFAYDALKEGTIAENSTLVVDEVSIQGECLDCGHISTYDDYFFSCKNCNSLNVKIISGEELNITEIEVE